The following proteins are encoded in a genomic region of Pikeienuella piscinae:
- a CDS encoding dihydrolipoamide acetyltransferase family protein, whose amino-acid sequence MPVEVIMPKVDMDMAEGVVAVWHVAEGGKVEKGSALFDIETDKATMEVESPATGILRRVTATPGDTVPIGAVVALIQTEGEAEPAAEMVTPSREAPNRRAEPDRATATRPEPASPRDQKALQDDGKLRASPLARRLARERGVMLERIAGSGPRGRITRSDVEAEAAAVSAPVASTDPRAIADRLGLGHRLEPISRMRRVIARRLTESKTTVPHFYLEAEIRLDPLLTLRSQINSGLAALGGSSRVSVTHCLARAAALALIEVPEANASWAGETILHYDAAQISVAVAVDGGLVTPVLRDADQKSLVDLAGELSDLTERAHAGELSSEAMQGGSMSLSNLGMFGVRRFSAIINPPESMILAVGRGERRFLVGDDDQPVAATMMSLTLSCDHRVVDGALGARWLESFRNFVEQPANLLGSGLKTGR is encoded by the coding sequence ATGCCGGTCGAGGTGATCATGCCAAAGGTCGACATGGACATGGCCGAGGGCGTCGTTGCGGTCTGGCATGTGGCCGAAGGGGGCAAGGTCGAGAAGGGCTCGGCGCTGTTCGATATCGAGACCGACAAGGCGACGATGGAGGTCGAAAGCCCGGCCACTGGAATTCTTCGACGGGTCACGGCGACGCCGGGCGACACGGTGCCGATCGGCGCTGTGGTGGCGCTGATCCAGACCGAAGGCGAAGCGGAGCCGGCGGCCGAGATGGTCACCCCGTCGCGTGAGGCCCCAAATCGGCGAGCGGAGCCTGACCGGGCCACTGCGACCCGACCTGAGCCCGCGTCCCCGCGGGATCAGAAAGCCTTGCAAGACGACGGGAAGCTGCGCGCCTCTCCGCTTGCCCGCCGCCTAGCGCGAGAACGGGGAGTGATGCTGGAGCGCATCGCCGGCAGCGGCCCGCGCGGCCGCATTACCCGGAGCGATGTCGAGGCGGAGGCTGCGGCGGTCTCGGCGCCTGTCGCGTCGACCGATCCGCGCGCAATCGCCGATCGCCTGGGTCTGGGCCACCGGCTGGAACCAATCAGCCGGATGCGGCGTGTCATCGCTCGCCGTCTGACCGAGAGCAAGACGACAGTCCCGCATTTCTATCTCGAAGCCGAGATCAGGCTGGACCCGCTCTTGACGCTCCGTTCGCAGATCAACTCCGGCCTGGCGGCGTTGGGCGGTTCCAGCCGCGTCTCGGTCACGCATTGCCTGGCGCGCGCGGCGGCATTGGCGCTGATCGAGGTGCCTGAAGCCAATGCTTCCTGGGCGGGTGAAACCATCTTGCACTATGATGCGGCGCAAATTTCGGTGGCCGTCGCGGTCGACGGTGGGTTGGTCACGCCGGTCTTGCGAGATGCAGACCAGAAATCGCTGGTCGATCTGGCCGGGGAACTGTCTGACCTTACCGAGCGCGCACATGCCGGCGAGCTTTCCAGCGAAGCGATGCAGGGCGGCAGCATGTCACTGTCGAACCTCGGCATGTTCGGGGTTCGTCGGTTTTCGGCGATAATCAATCCACCGGAAAGCATGATCCTCGCAGTTGGCCGCGGTGAGCGCCGGTTCCTCGTCGGAGATGACGATCAGCCTGTGGCGGCCACGATGATGTCACTGACGCTCTCCTGCGACCACCGCGTCGTTGATGGCGCACTGGGCGCGCGTTGGCTGGAGAGTTTCAG
- a CDS encoding alpha-ketoacid dehydrogenase subunit beta — MTDNRELSYAEAIREALAIALESDPAVILLGEDIGVYGGAFQVTGDLIDRFGPDRVMDTPISELGGAGVAVGAALTGLKPIFEFQFSDFATLAMEQIANQAAKLRFMLGGAVSVPLVMRFPAGSGTGAAAQHSQSIEAWLGHVPGLKVVQPATPHDVKGLLLAAIADPDPVMIFEHKLLYKMKGPVPEGRYTVPIGKAEVRRAGRDVTIVATSIMVHKSLDAAARLAEEGVEVEVIDLRTIRPMDRETVLESVRKTGRLLIVYEGVKTLGVGAEVSAMVAESDAFDFLDAPILRLGGAESPIPYNPELEKAVVPQSSDILDAARRLAGGRA; from the coding sequence GTGACCGACAATCGCGAGCTTTCATATGCCGAGGCCATCCGAGAGGCCCTGGCGATTGCGCTCGAGTCCGATCCGGCGGTGATCCTGCTTGGAGAGGATATCGGCGTTTATGGCGGCGCCTTCCAGGTGACGGGCGATCTGATTGACCGGTTCGGCCCGGATCGAGTGATGGACACGCCGATCTCGGAACTGGGCGGCGCCGGAGTGGCTGTCGGGGCCGCGCTGACAGGCCTGAAGCCGATCTTCGAATTCCAGTTCTCGGACTTCGCGACGCTCGCGATGGAGCAGATCGCCAACCAGGCCGCCAAGCTGCGCTTCATGCTGGGCGGCGCGGTGTCGGTGCCGCTGGTGATGCGCTTTCCGGCCGGTTCGGGCACAGGGGCGGCGGCGCAGCATAGTCAGAGCATTGAGGCCTGGCTGGGGCACGTGCCGGGCCTGAAGGTCGTGCAGCCGGCGACGCCGCATGACGTCAAGGGGCTGCTGCTGGCCGCCATCGCCGACCCCGACCCGGTGATGATCTTCGAGCACAAGCTGCTTTACAAGATGAAGGGGCCGGTCCCCGAAGGCCGTTACACCGTGCCGATCGGCAAGGCGGAGGTGCGCCGGGCGGGGCGCGACGTGACCATCGTGGCGACCTCGATCATGGTGCATAAGTCGCTGGACGCGGCGGCAAGGCTGGCCGAAGAGGGCGTCGAAGTCGAGGTGATCGACCTGCGCACGATCCGTCCGATGGATCGCGAAACTGTGCTGGAGAGCGTTCGCAAGACCGGTCGGCTGCTGATCGTCTACGAGGGCGTCAAGACGCTGGGCGTCGGCGCCGAGGTCAGCGCCATGGTGGCCGAGAGCGACGCCTTCGATTTCCTTGACGCGCCGATCCTGCGTCTCGGTGGCGCGGAGTCGCCGATCCCCTACAACCCCGAACTGGAAAAGGCGGTGGTGCCCCAGTCGTCAGACATCCTCGACGCCGCGCGGCGTCTGGCCGGAGGCCGCGCCTGA
- a CDS encoding thiamine pyrophosphate-dependent dehydrogenase E1 component subunit alpha, which produces MSDAAVNIPFAIHTYTPEVLREALRKMILIRRFEEGAEDAYTRGLIHGTMHLSIGQEASAVGACLPLSDEDKITSTHRGHGHCIAKGAEPTKMFAEFFGKETGYCKGRGGSMHIADVAKGNLGANGIVGGGLPIAVGAALSAKRLGTGGVVTCFFGDGANNEGAFHEALNMAAVWKLPVVFVCENNKYGMSVSTERSTAAAQVADRAVAYGMPGEAVDGNDVSAVAEACNAAVERARAGEGPSLIETMTYRWRGHSKSDRNRYRTKDEIESWVARDPIPRFAALLVEHGVMTEAEVAALEIDVAEEIATAIDYARQSPDPNPLEATRDVYTPAAVAPEAA; this is translated from the coding sequence ATGTCTGATGCCGCCGTAAACATACCCTTCGCCATCCACACCTACACGCCTGAGGTTCTGCGCGAGGCGCTGAGGAAGATGATCCTGATCCGCCGCTTTGAGGAAGGCGCCGAAGACGCCTATACCCGCGGCCTGATTCACGGCACCATGCATCTTTCGATCGGTCAGGAGGCCAGCGCCGTCGGCGCCTGCCTGCCGCTGAGCGATGAAGACAAGATCACCTCGACGCATCGCGGCCACGGCCACTGCATCGCCAAGGGCGCCGAGCCAACCAAGATGTTTGCCGAGTTTTTCGGCAAGGAGACCGGCTATTGCAAGGGCCGCGGCGGTTCGATGCACATCGCCGATGTCGCCAAGGGCAATCTCGGCGCAAACGGCATTGTCGGCGGCGGGCTTCCGATTGCGGTGGGCGCGGCGCTCAGCGCCAAGCGGCTCGGCACTGGCGGTGTGGTGACCTGCTTCTTCGGCGACGGCGCCAATAACGAAGGCGCCTTCCACGAGGCCCTGAACATGGCGGCAGTCTGGAAGCTGCCGGTCGTCTTCGTCTGCGAGAACAATAAATACGGCATGTCCGTCTCGACCGAGCGTTCGACCGCCGCGGCCCAGGTCGCCGACCGCGCCGTCGCTTACGGGATGCCGGGAGAGGCGGTCGACGGCAACGATGTCTCGGCGGTCGCAGAGGCTTGCAATGCGGCGGTCGAACGGGCGCGCGCGGGCGAGGGCCCCAGCCTGATAGAGACCATGACCTATCGCTGGCGCGGCCATTCCAAATCCGACCGCAATCGTTACCGCACCAAGGACGAGATCGAATCCTGGGTCGCTCGCGATCCGATCCCACGTTTCGCGGCGCTACTGGTCGAACATGGCGTGATGACCGAGGCCGAGGTCGCGGCGCTGGAAATTGATGTGGCGGAAGAAATCGCCACCGCGATCGACTATGCCCGCCAGAGCCCCGACCCGAACCCGCTTGAGGCCACGCGCGACGTCTATACTCCCGCAGCAGTCGCACCGGAGGCGGCGTGA
- a CDS encoding NAD(P)H-dependent oxidoreductase translates to MATNVALVGLARDLAQRAETGKPIRIGLVGSGEMGTDIVARTIHMQGVEVAAIADLNPEAATKAVDIAFQEDGHSRDVDTTDALNRAVEDGKVAVVADAEQLLNSGLIDVVVDATGIPAVGAEIGLRAMQHGKHLVMMNVEADVTVGPYLKGEAERLGVVYSLGAGDEPSSCMELIEFVSAMGHPIVCAGKGKNNPLNFDATPDAYEAEAKRRSMNPRMLVEFVDGSKTMVEMAAIANATGLIPDKPGMHGPAAGPKDLAKVLTPKADGGILSASGRVDFSIGEGLAPGIFVVAEMRHPRISERMEDLKLGQGPYFTFIRPYHLTSLEVPLTCARAVLYGRPDMQPMDRPVAEVCAVAKRNLKPGDTLGMIGEYDYRAWIMETRESRAVGAVPCGMLTHAKVTKPIAKGDLITRANVTPPDSALVRMRAEQDRILYGDANV, encoded by the coding sequence ATGGCCACGAATGTAGCGCTCGTCGGCCTTGCGCGCGATCTCGCGCAGCGCGCCGAGACGGGAAAGCCAATTCGTATCGGGCTTGTCGGCTCGGGCGAGATGGGGACCGATATCGTCGCCCGCACCATCCACATGCAGGGCGTCGAGGTGGCGGCGATCGCCGACCTGAATCCCGAGGCCGCGACGAAGGCTGTGGACATCGCCTTTCAGGAGGACGGTCATTCGCGCGATGTCGACACGACCGATGCGCTGAATCGAGCGGTCGAAGATGGCAAGGTCGCGGTGGTCGCGGATGCGGAGCAACTTCTGAACAGCGGCCTGATCGACGTGGTTGTTGACGCCACCGGAATTCCCGCCGTCGGCGCCGAGATCGGGTTGCGCGCCATGCAGCATGGCAAGCACCTGGTAATGATGAATGTCGAGGCGGATGTAACCGTCGGCCCGTATCTGAAAGGCGAGGCCGAGAGGCTCGGCGTGGTCTACTCGCTGGGCGCCGGGGACGAACCGTCGTCCTGCATGGAGTTGATCGAATTCGTTTCCGCGATGGGCCATCCAATCGTCTGCGCCGGCAAGGGCAAGAACAATCCGCTGAATTTCGACGCCACGCCAGACGCCTATGAGGCCGAGGCGAAGCGGCGCAGCATGAATCCAAGGATGCTCGTCGAATTCGTTGACGGCTCGAAGACCATGGTCGAGATGGCGGCGATCGCCAACGCCACCGGATTGATCCCGGACAAGCCGGGAATGCACGGACCGGCGGCTGGTCCGAAGGATCTGGCGAAGGTGCTGACGCCGAAGGCCGATGGCGGCATTCTGTCGGCTTCAGGGCGGGTAGACTTCTCCATCGGCGAAGGACTCGCCCCGGGGATTTTCGTAGTGGCGGAGATGCGCCATCCACGGATTTCCGAGCGGATGGAAGACCTGAAACTGGGTCAAGGCCCTTATTTCACCTTCATCCGCCCCTACCATCTGACCTCGCTCGAAGTACCGCTGACCTGCGCCCGCGCCGTGCTCTACGGCCGGCCCGACATGCAGCCGATGGACCGGCCGGTAGCCGAGGTCTGCGCGGTGGCCAAACGCAACCTCAAGCCGGGCGACACGCTGGGGATGATCGGCGAATACGACTATCGCGCCTGGATCATGGAGACGCGGGAGTCGCGCGCCGTCGGTGCGGTTCCTTGCGGCATGCTGACTCACGCCAAGGTGACGAAACCCATCGCAAAAGGCGATCTGATCACGCGCGCTAATGTCACTCCACCGGACTCGGCGCTGGTCAGGATGCGCGCGGAACAGGACCGGATTCTCTATGGTGACGCAAATGTCTGA
- the surE gene encoding 5'/3'-nucleotidase SurE gives MRVLIANDDGIGAPGLALLAAAVDRLTDDVWTVAPDAKRTAAGHSLTVARPLRMHRLGPQRYSCSGTPADCVVAAMTWLFRDADAPDLVISGVNDGPNVAEDIAYSGTLAIAREASFWGLPAIGLSRVKNADVQETDAGRLADLIESLWERRRDWYVEGSWLSLNLPQRIPAAVRQPRIGRDKIARESRVVSRTDNMTELVVPRGRAHASVAGDENSLLAQGFITLSRLRWSMEQRLDDTLLERL, from the coding sequence TTGAGAGTCCTGATCGCCAATGACGACGGTATCGGCGCACCTGGCCTGGCGCTGCTGGCCGCAGCGGTCGACCGGCTGACCGACGATGTATGGACCGTCGCGCCTGACGCGAAGCGGACCGCAGCCGGCCATTCGCTGACCGTCGCGCGGCCGCTTCGAATGCATCGCCTCGGGCCGCAGCGCTATTCCTGCTCGGGGACGCCAGCCGATTGCGTGGTCGCTGCGATGACCTGGTTGTTTCGGGATGCGGATGCGCCGGATCTGGTGATCTCGGGCGTAAACGACGGCCCGAACGTGGCCGAGGATATCGCCTATTCCGGCACTCTCGCCATTGCGCGCGAGGCGAGCTTCTGGGGTCTTCCCGCGATTGGATTGTCGCGGGTCAAGAATGCCGATGTGCAGGAGACCGACGCCGGGCGCCTGGCTGATCTGATCGAAAGCCTGTGGGAGCGACGGCGGGACTGGTACGTCGAAGGTTCATGGTTGTCATTGAACCTTCCGCAGCGGATTCCGGCCGCAGTGCGGCAGCCGCGCATCGGCCGCGACAAGATCGCCCGCGAAAGTCGCGTGGTTTCGCGGACTGACAACATGACCGAACTGGTGGTCCCGCGGGGTCGTGCGCACGCCTCGGTCGCGGGGGACGAGAACAGCCTGCTTGCGCAGGGCTTCATCACGCTCAGCCGGCTGCGCTGGTCGATGGAGCAGCGCCTTGACGATACGCTGCTCGAACGCCTGTAA
- a CDS encoding MBL fold metallo-hydrolase: protein MTLSVNLCGGFGEKGRTSIAVDDGETCILLDAGIKVGAAGDDYHPRLPRPAERIFALFVTHAHEDHIGALPWLSERGFLGPVFMTEQTRAEMPATLAQYAQPTDLAGFRPEAMDIRLIEEGQSVNIGGLRVTSGASGHVAGGLWFHVTGGNSRLGYAGDVVPQSTVFPMRPIPECELLILDCSYGVDTVSGPERAEAIARWIDAHPGAAVLPTPLSGRSLELIAILDGRFAIASDMRGALLQQIARSGRPELSQRVARAEDWSPGQPLPDCALLVHDAMGQAGPSVAALEQAVADAAPVLLSGHLPEGSPGAILRAAGKADWLRMPTHPTLAENLAIWNRAGRPAALGHSCPPDALHALHSALPALDPTVQTGASVPLIERRCLESPDRQ, encoded by the coding sequence GTGACGCTGAGCGTCAACCTGTGTGGCGGCTTCGGCGAGAAGGGCCGGACCTCGATCGCCGTTGACGACGGCGAAACCTGTATTCTTCTGGACGCGGGGATCAAGGTCGGCGCTGCGGGCGACGACTATCATCCGCGGCTACCGCGCCCGGCCGAGCGGATATTCGCGCTGTTCGTCACCCATGCGCATGAAGATCACATTGGCGCCCTACCCTGGCTTTCGGAGAGGGGATTCCTCGGGCCGGTATTCATGACGGAACAGACCCGCGCCGAAATGCCGGCTACACTGGCGCAATACGCCCAACCGACGGACCTAGCCGGATTCCGGCCCGAGGCGATGGACATACGGCTGATCGAGGAAGGTCAGAGCGTCAACATTGGCGGGTTGCGGGTGACATCCGGCGCGTCCGGCCACGTCGCCGGCGGGCTCTGGTTCCATGTCACGGGCGGAAATTCCCGACTTGGCTATGCGGGGGACGTGGTGCCGCAGAGTACGGTCTTTCCGATGCGGCCGATCCCCGAATGCGAATTGCTGATTCTCGATTGTTCCTATGGGGTTGATACGGTGTCTGGGCCGGAGCGCGCAGAAGCCATCGCCCGATGGATCGACGCCCATCCGGGAGCCGCGGTTCTTCCGACGCCGCTGTCCGGCCGATCGTTGGAGTTGATCGCCATCCTCGACGGGCGGTTCGCGATCGCCAGCGACATGCGCGGAGCGCTGCTGCAGCAGATCGCGCGATCCGGAAGACCCGAACTCTCACAGCGAGTGGCGCGCGCGGAGGACTGGAGCCCCGGCCAGCCATTGCCGGACTGCGCGTTACTGGTCCACGACGCCATGGGCCAGGCTGGACCTTCCGTCGCCGCGCTGGAGCAGGCGGTGGCCGATGCCGCGCCTGTGCTGCTCAGCGGGCATCTGCCCGAGGGGTCGCCCGGCGCGATCCTTCGCGCGGCAGGCAAGGCGGACTGGCTGCGCATGCCGACGCATCCCACTCTTGCCGAGAATCTCGCGATCTGGAATCGGGCGGGTCGCCCTGCGGCCCTGGGCCACTCGTGCCCGCCTGACGCCCTCCATGCGCTGCACAGCGCATTGCCCGCTCTCGATCCTACTGTCCAGACCGGCGCTTCGGTGCCGCTAATAGAAAGACGATGTCTTGAGAGTCCTGATCGCCAATGA
- a CDS encoding ABC transporter ATP-binding protein — MEGLTIRNLSKTFGGFTALDDVSLDVAEGEFLAVLGPSGCGKTTLLRAIAGFESVSAGEIAIGGKVVSTPTLEVPPNQRRIGIVFQNYALWPHMTVAQNVAYPLRVTGVSGADRDRRVREALALVDLGEMADRSPASLSGGQRQRVALARCLVAEPSLVLFDEPLANLDVHLRASMEDEFRAFHERTGTTIVYITHDQAEAMALADRIAVMDHGRLMQLDTPQALYHRPANPMVASFISQGMMLPTKIESRAIEGACQANVLGQPVVLRCAPGDGPRANATVCVRAGDLRVTTVDQPGFDGVVRRTVYQGGVARLEIAPDAAPEVLLHLEQPDPQSIASGDPIRLCLTGGWLIPAGDGR, encoded by the coding sequence GTGGAAGGACTGACGATCCGAAACCTGTCCAAGACCTTCGGCGGCTTCACCGCGCTGGATGACGTGTCGCTTGATGTCGCCGAGGGTGAATTTCTGGCGGTGCTGGGCCCGTCCGGCTGCGGCAAGACGACTCTCCTGAGGGCCATCGCCGGGTTCGAGAGCGTCAGTGCGGGCGAAATCGCGATTGGCGGTAAAGTCGTGTCCACGCCGACGCTGGAAGTGCCGCCCAACCAACGGCGGATCGGCATCGTCTTTCAGAACTACGCGCTGTGGCCCCACATGACTGTGGCGCAGAACGTCGCCTATCCACTGAGGGTGACTGGCGTTTCAGGCGCCGACCGCGATCGCCGGGTGCGCGAAGCATTGGCGCTGGTGGATCTCGGCGAAATGGCCGACCGTTCCCCCGCCAGCCTGTCGGGCGGGCAAAGGCAGCGCGTGGCGCTGGCGCGCTGCCTGGTGGCGGAACCATCGCTGGTTCTGTTCGACGAACCTCTCGCCAACCTCGACGTGCACCTGCGCGCCTCGATGGAGGACGAATTTCGCGCGTTCCACGAACGCACGGGAACCACGATCGTCTACATCACCCACGACCAGGCCGAGGCGATGGCGCTGGCGGATCGGATCGCGGTGATGGATCATGGACGACTGATGCAGCTCGACACGCCGCAGGCTCTGTATCACCGGCCCGCCAATCCGATGGTGGCTTCGTTCATTTCTCAGGGAATGATGCTTCCGACAAAGATCGAGTCGCGTGCAATTGAAGGCGCCTGTCAGGCCAATGTGCTGGGTCAGCCGGTGGTCCTGCGCTGCGCGCCTGGCGACGGCCCTCGCGCCAATGCGACGGTTTGCGTGCGGGCCGGAGATCTGCGGGTGACGACGGTGGATCAACCGGGCTTCGACGGGGTGGTGCGGCGCACCGTCTATCAAGGCGGCGTCGCGCGGCTGGAGATCGCGCCGGACGCCGCACCCGAGGTGCTTCTGCATCTGGAGCAACCGGATCCACAGTCAATCGCCTCTGGCGACCCGATCCGGCTGTGTCTGACCGGGGGCTGGCTGATCCCCGCAGGAGACGGGCGGTGA
- a CDS encoding ABC transporter permease: MPAAARQGQGQQMALTTMILALIVLFSLLPMLRLLQEIVLPGGTFSIDAIRDGLGDRTAWIATRNSLVVGIGGGALAVILGTTVALLVTLTDIRGTQMLVLCYVTPLMIAPQVIALAWLQVFGPSSPLLHLLGIAPPIGTPNPLYSAGGIILLLGLHYGPLVFLIVRAGLRKLPRELVEAAQAGGAGPLKVVVTIVLPLMTPSIAGAAALAFVSCVGNFGIPAFLGIPANYTVLPTLIFRRLAGGGPEVLSDVAYLSVLIGIIAMAGIAAQDWVGKRRDFRITTTSVPPEPYRLGRWRIVIGALMWTLIVGVLVLPLVGLILTSLVRGYGVVLTAASATLDNYRFILTLHEAARRAFVNSLMLAATAAVFSVFAAIPVAYLIAWGRTRWVRWLNFAIELPYALPGVVLAIAALLMFLKPIPLAGFSIYNTVWIILFAYLARFLVLAIRPTVNGYAQLDRALEEAAEVAGAGLFTRLRTIIFPLVAPAAMAGGLLIFMTALSELTVSALLWSSGSETIGVVIFSFEQGGDSKYAAALSVIVVAITFLLMLSATLFAKRLPEGVLPWKD, encoded by the coding sequence ATGCCAGCGGCGGCGCGACAGGGTCAGGGCCAGCAGATGGCCCTGACCACGATGATCCTTGCGCTCATCGTGTTGTTTTCCCTATTGCCGATGCTGCGGCTACTGCAGGAGATCGTTCTGCCGGGCGGGACATTCTCGATCGATGCGATCCGTGATGGATTGGGCGACCGCACCGCCTGGATCGCCACTCGCAACTCGCTTGTGGTGGGCATCGGGGGCGGCGCTCTGGCGGTGATCCTCGGCACTACGGTCGCTTTGCTGGTGACCCTCACCGACATCCGCGGAACTCAAATGCTGGTCCTGTGCTACGTCACGCCGCTGATGATCGCGCCGCAGGTCATCGCGCTGGCGTGGCTGCAGGTGTTCGGGCCGTCCAGTCCACTATTGCATCTGCTGGGGATCGCGCCGCCCATCGGCACACCGAATCCGCTCTACTCCGCAGGCGGCATCATCCTGCTTCTGGGGCTTCACTACGGACCGCTGGTATTCCTGATCGTGCGTGCGGGTTTGCGGAAGCTGCCTCGCGAACTGGTCGAGGCGGCGCAGGCTGGCGGGGCCGGACCACTCAAGGTGGTGGTGACGATCGTGCTGCCGCTGATGACGCCTTCGATCGCCGGAGCGGCGGCGCTCGCCTTCGTGTCCTGCGTCGGAAATTTCGGCATACCGGCATTCCTCGGCATTCCGGCGAACTATACGGTGCTGCCGACGCTGATCTTCCGGCGGCTGGCTGGTGGCGGCCCGGAGGTGCTGTCGGACGTAGCCTATCTTTCGGTGCTGATCGGTATCATCGCGATGGCGGGAATCGCAGCGCAGGACTGGGTTGGCAAACGCCGCGACTTTCGGATCACCACCACCTCCGTGCCGCCGGAACCCTACCGGCTCGGCCGGTGGAGGATCGTCATCGGCGCGCTGATGTGGACGCTGATCGTGGGGGTTCTGGTTCTGCCGCTGGTCGGGCTGATCCTGACCTCGCTGGTGCGCGGCTATGGGGTCGTCCTGACCGCCGCATCGGCGACGCTGGACAATTACCGTTTCATCCTGACCCTGCATGAGGCCGCGCGGCGGGCTTTCGTCAATAGCCTGATGCTCGCGGCTACTGCCGCCGTATTCTCGGTGTTCGCGGCGATCCCGGTGGCCTATCTGATCGCCTGGGGGCGGACGCGCTGGGTCCGCTGGCTGAACTTCGCGATCGAACTTCCCTATGCGCTGCCCGGCGTGGTGTTGGCGATCGCCGCCCTTTTGATGTTCCTCAAACCAATCCCCCTGGCCGGGTTCTCGATCTACAACACCGTCTGGATCATCCTGTTCGCCTATCTGGCGCGTTTTCTGGTGCTGGCGATCCGACCAACAGTGAATGGCTACGCCCAGTTGGACCGCGCGCTGGAGGAGGCCGCGGAAGTGGCGGGCGCCGGCCTCTTCACCAGGCTCCGAACCATCATCTTCCCGTTGGTTGCGCCGGCCGCCATGGCCGGCGGGCTTCTGATCTTCATGACCGCGCTCAGCGAACTAACTGTCTCGGCGCTTCTTTGGTCTTCGGGGTCCGAGACCATCGGTGTGGTGATCTTCTCGTTCGAGCAGGGCGGCGATTCGAAATATGCAGCCGCCTTGTCCGTGATCGTGGTGGCGATCACCTTCTTGCTCATGCTGTCGGCCACGCTCTTCGCGAAACGTTTGCCCGAAGGAGTATTGCCGTGGAAGGACTGA
- a CDS encoding ABC transporter substrate-binding protein, giving the protein MGTKTRRLAGVSAALAVAVGMASTASADKLVLYTSQPDADATATVGAFQAANPGVEVEIFRSGTSDLLSKLAAEFAAGSPQPDVLLIADAVSMEGLKADNRLMAYADANTEGFDPNAYDADGYYFGSKLITTGIAYNTGATEKPEHWSDLAGDAYKNLVVMPSPLYSGAAAFLLAGFTARDDLGWDYFENMRKNGLTAVRGNGAVLKSVASGEKAYGILVDFMAMNAKKDGSPIEFVFPPEGVPAVTEPVAIMATAKNADDARKFVDFILSDTGQELALSQGYLPAKASVGRPDWLPEGVEVKVMDISVPEVVKSIDADKKRFATMFGG; this is encoded by the coding sequence ATGGGGACGAAAACTCGAAGACTGGCGGGCGTTTCGGCGGCGCTGGCGGTTGCGGTCGGGATGGCGTCGACTGCATCCGCGGACAAGCTCGTGCTTTACACTTCGCAGCCCGACGCGGACGCGACCGCGACAGTCGGCGCTTTCCAGGCGGCCAATCCGGGCGTCGAAGTGGAAATATTCCGCTCGGGGACGAGCGACCTGCTGTCGAAGCTGGCGGCCGAGTTTGCGGCCGGAAGCCCGCAACCCGACGTGCTGTTGATCGCGGATGCGGTGAGTATGGAAGGGTTGAAGGCTGATAACCGGCTGATGGCCTACGCGGACGCGAACACCGAGGGGTTCGATCCGAACGCGTATGACGCCGACGGCTATTATTTCGGCAGCAAGCTGATCACCACCGGCATCGCCTACAATACCGGCGCTACCGAAAAGCCCGAACACTGGAGCGACCTCGCCGGTGACGCCTACAAGAACCTGGTGGTGATGCCCAGCCCGCTCTATTCTGGGGCGGCCGCGTTCCTGCTGGCGGGGTTCACCGCGCGGGACGATCTGGGCTGGGATTATTTCGAGAACATGAGGAAAAACGGCTTGACGGCGGTACGCGGCAACGGCGCCGTGCTGAAGTCGGTCGCATCGGGCGAGAAGGCCTATGGCATCCTTGTGGACTTCATGGCGATGAACGCCAAGAAGGACGGCTCGCCGATCGAGTTCGTTTTCCCCCCGGAAGGCGTGCCGGCGGTGACTGAGCCGGTGGCGATCATGGCCACCGCGAAAAACGCCGATGACGCAAGGAAGTTCGTCGATTTCATCCTTTCCGACACCGGTCAGGAACTGGCGCTGAGCCAAGGCTATCTGCCCGCCAAGGCTTCGGTCGGACGTCCCGACTGGCTGCCGGAAGGCGTCGAGGTCAAGGTGATGGATATCAGCGTACCCGAAGTCGTGAAGTCAATCGACGCCGACAAGAAGCGTTTCGCCACCATGTTCGGCGGCTGA